The genomic segment taATTTTTGTTGTCTTGTTTGTTGACTACATTTGAATCGGGTTTAAATTTCTTAGCAAGTAAACTTCCATGAGGTGGTACACTTTCTATCAAATCATATCAGGAAGCACCTAATACCTAGTTGTTTCACTTTTAATGATACAAATATTGAACATTGGATTTGGGTGTTGTCAGCCTGGTCTATCCAGTAAGAACTCCCGATCGACTTTTTCACCTAGTGATTTTATCAAGCAGGGATCATACCCAGGTCTTATTTTATTAGGGAATATtaaaatggtgattttctaattttctcagTTCTACATGTATTAGTCCAGATTCTTCTATAAAATACTTCTTCCCATTCCCATCTATTTGGTTACTCTGAAATTCAGTCCATATAGGAAAGGCAGGATAAATGCTGGATTCTTTGTcaattttcagtattttaaattgATACCCAGGCAACTTCTAAAGGTGACCAGTGAGTTTTCATCAGGAGttatcattttacagatgccTATGTATTTGATACGTGTTCTTTGCAGGTGTCATTTCTGATGTGCAAATTGTACATCTTTGTCCATTGTATCTACTTCAGTTTGGCTGTGTCCTTTCAACGGGTCCCAAATAGTCTTTACTCCAGGTTCATCTTGTGCATTCAAGTCCTGCTCTAGACTTGAAATCATTGATTTTCCAAGGAGCCTTGGTTCCTAAGGGTTACTGTTCTATTTAGCTTATTAAACATTAGTGGTGGGAGGGCTAGAAAGGAAAGCTCCTTCTGTCTCTGCATCTGTTAGGCCTTTTCACCTCTTCCAGTCCCAGGCCTAGTGGAGAACTAACCGTAACCGAGGCCAGCATGAACTGTCTTCAGAGCCTTATTTCAGTGTTCTCTGGGGCAGCCCTCATATTGGGGTTGGGGAATGATCTTCGGAAACCAGTCTCTTGGTTGCTCTGACAACTTTTATTCTGTCTATGCCCTCTGCCCACAGGTGAACCAGTGTGTTATTGGTACTGCCCAGGCCAACAGGAAATGAAGACATCCAGATCTTCTGGGGGTGGAAGTAGGGCCAAGGGATGATTTATTGGGGTAGGGGTGTGCCCCGTGTTACCCAGGCTTATCAAATAAAGAAAagttttctgtgttgttgtttctCTTAAATAAAGGTTTTGTTAGCAGTTGCCCAGGAAGGATATTTTTCATATCTGTAAAAAGGGAACTGTGGATCTGTCCGCTCTACCCAGCACTGGTGTGTTTTGAGGGCCAGAGCCACCTCTTTTCTCCTTGACAAGCCGTACCTTGGGGTCTGGGTGGCGTTCAGctcccatacccttacccccttGTCCATATCTGGAGGTGTGCCCACTAGCTATCCACAGGCACCCTGAGAGGTGGGCACTGGAGCCCAAGGACGGGGCTGGTGCACCCTCCCACCAACTGCTGGCTCTTTCCTCCCGCCCTTTCCCGGTCCGCCCGTTCGAAcggcctgggctggccctgcccgctGCCCATTGGCCGGCTCTCGCGGCGTCACCGCCTCGGTACTAGCCCTCCTGCCCCGGGAGCGCGGGGCCCACGCAGGGCGGCCGAGCCCCTGGCGCCAACTGACggcggccgccgccgcccagAGAGGAGGGGCTCGGCCCTCCCAGGTGCCGCGCGCGGGAGGGGTCACGCGTGCGCAGAAGCGCGGGGGAGGGGGCGAACTTGCAccgggagggtggggctggggcaaaggcgggagaggagggcgggcgctggagggaggagggcgtgGTGGGGCCCAAGGGCAGGGTGAGTAGAGGGCGGGGTCCTgggctggaggcggggcgggACTTGGGGCGACCAAGGATTGGGGGGCAATTAGCCGATGTGGCATGGAACGGGGACCAGTCCGGAGACGGGCTGCCGGGAGGCGGGAGTCCCTCCTAACCCCAGGGCGGGTCTCCCTTCGGAGGAAGGGGCTTCGGGGATTCCCCTTCCCGCGGGTCCGCTTGTCCGCCGGCCCCAACCGCAGACAGGCCGCCGCGGGCTCCGCGCCCTCCGGGCCTGTCGGaggtgagggaggtggggtgaggtggtGCCCGTCCCCCGCCCcgggctcctcctccccccagtcctcccctcccacagccctccccctgaGCCGGCtcgtccctccctctcctcccctccttccccggcCGCCTCCTCCTGCCGCTGCTTTGGCTGCTGCGTCATACGCCCCAGAGCCGCCGGGAcgcaggggctgggcctggggacccccCGGCCtctgcctgcacgccccccgacGCCCAGACGTGCCCTCCCCGCGCGGGGCTTTTGCCTCGGTCTCCCGCGTCTGCCTCTGCCCGGCTCCCGGCGGCCCCAGCTGTCACTGGTGAGGAGGCGGCGGGAAGcgctggtgggtgggggaggcggcTGGGAGCCGGGGGTCGGCGCGCAGAGCGCGGGCGGGAGAAGCTCGCCACCCTGGCGTCGGGTCGGGCTGGGCCGACTCCTGCCCCGGTTGGACTTGCGGTCATGGGTAGTGGAGCCCGGGACTGGGACACGCCCCCCTCCCGGGGCACTCAGGGAAGTTATCTAACCCGGGGGCAGGGATCCCCGAATTTGAGGGTGACCTGACATAACCTGGTACCCGGATGATTGTTCTAAATGAGACACGCGGGCCCCGGGAGCCAGCTGTTTCTACTCTGGAAAAACATCTCCAAAAAAGCTCCCAAAATACATCTCTGGGTAACCCCAATTATACCTCTAAACTGCAGGAGTGGTAACCTTTGCTTCTGCAACCATCGTTTCTGTTAAAATCTCAAGACCAGGATAGAGTCCCAGGGGAGCTCTGGAAGCGGGGAAACTAGAGAACTAGGTTGGGGAGGGCTAGTTAGGGAGAGACTGGTCACCATAGTTGGGAGAGCTGGAGTCCAGCTGAGGGGTTTCCTATCCAGCTGTCTCAGGGGTATGGAGACAGGGAGCACAGCTGCTTGAGTCCTTGacagaaaaataggcaaagaaaagTGTTTCTCAGCTTCCATAACCTCCTCACATTCTACTTCTGGCTAGGCCCCCCCCAGGATGCAATGGCACAGCCCCCCCGGCTGAGCCGCTCCGGTGCCCCCCCACTTTGGGACCCAGCTtcccctgctcccacctcaggccccaggcctcgACTTTGGGAGGGTCAGGATGTGCTGGCCAGATGGACAGATGGGCTGCTATACTTGGGAACTATCAAGAAGGTAAGACCTTTGACCTCTGACCTGTCACCTTTCCCCCAGTCTCCTCTTCTAGTTCTGATGCCCATTTTATCTTCTGTGCTCACCCACTGCAGGTGGACAGTGCTCGGGAGGTGTGTCTGGTCCAGTTTGAGGATGATTCCCAGTTTCTGGTTCTATGGAAAGACATTAGCCCTGGTGAGACCCTAGAGGCCTGGGAGTGTGCATCCCACGGAAGACAGGAACCTGCCTAAAGGACAGGTCCGTGACACTGTGTTCCCTCGCAGCCGCCCTCCCTGGGGAGGAACTCCTCTGCTGTGTGTGTCGCTCAGAGGCTGTGGTCCCTGGGAACCGGCTGGTCAGCTGTGAGAAGTGTCGTCACGGTGAGAGCACAGGACACCTGTATGGTCCAGCTTGCCCTGGACATGCCCGGCTGCTCTGTCCCTTCCCACCAGCACTGGTCCTTATACCACCTGTTCTGGCCTGTCCCCCAGACCCCCGCTCTGGCCAGTCTCTTCAACCCTGTAACCTCACTCCCTCCCCAACACAGAGAGAGGcagccatggggtgggggtgtgtgagcTTTGCAGGCAGAGGGTGGTTCATATAATCTTTCTTAACCatatggccttgggcaagtctcaAAACCTCTaggagcctcagttccctcacctGTAACAAAAGggtaaccccccccccaaaaaaaaaacaaccccacaaacaaacaacaggACCATGGccaagaattaaatgagatagatGACTCTTCCTCTCCCAGTACCTAGTACACAGAGGTTTACAATTCAGTAAGTGCTCTGCCATCAATATCATTATTCAGCTTATCACCAGGACTGCCATGTTCCAAGGGCCCCAGcccctggagagggagagggcacgTCCTGGGTCTGCCGCCAGTGCATCTTTGCCATCGCCACCAAGGTAAAGGCACCTTCCTATTGGAGCTTCCCACCCACCGCCTCTCCCAAGCCTTTCCTCGCCCCACTTCTGAGGTGGCCTGCCCTTCTGTCCCTGCAGAGGGGAGGAGCACTGAAGAAGGGCCCCTATGCCCGGGCCATGCTGGGTATGAAGCTCTCTCTGCCGTACGGACTAAAGGGGCTGGACTGGGACGCTGGACATCTGAGCAACCGGCAGCAGAGCTACTGTTACTGTGGTGGTCCTGGGGAGTGAGTAATGAGGGGCAGGGGCTCAGGAACAAGTGATGCAGTGTGGTTGTGCAGGAATTCCCGGGGAATGGAGGAGAAAGAACAGGGTAAGCAGAGTGCTGAAGGGGAGGCAGTCGGTGGTGAGCAGGGTTCGGGGCGGTTAAGGGGGAGTGTCTGGAGGTCACTAGTCCTGTGTGCCCCCTCAGGTGGAACCTGAAAATGCTGCAGTGCCGGAGCTGCTTGCAGTGGTTCCATGAGGCCTGCACCCAGTGTCTGAGCAAGCCCCTCCTCTACGGGGACAGGTGAGGCCAGGGCAGACTCTCCGGGAGCCCAGAGAGCCCTCTTGATCTGCTCCACCCTCTCAGTTCCCCCACACCCGCCTGTCTCAGGTCCATTCTCTTCACAGCCTCTGAAGTGTTGCTCACTAGTTGCCATGCTTGCTTTGTGAGCCCCGCACAGCATGGTGTAGTTTGCCCCTGTAAGGTGTCCTCTCCTGCCCACATCCAGGTTCTATGAGTTTGAATGCTGTGTGTGTCGGGGCGGCCCTGAGAAGGTCAGGAGACTGCAGCTTCGCTGGTGAGCTTGACCTCACTGTAACTCCTCTCTcaccccacccgccccacccccactcggATCTCCCCGGCTGTTGTAACGCTTCCACAACCTTGACAACGCAATGTTTCCCCAGGGTGGACGTGGCCCATCTTGTCCTCTATCACCTCAGCGTTTGCTGtaagaaaaaatactttgattTTGACCGCGAGATCCTCCCCTTCACCTCTGAGAATTGGGACAGTTTGCTCCTTGGGGAGGTAAGGGGTGGTGGAGCTTTGGGGGTTATGGTAGAAGAGGGAGATGtgaagagaggggaggaagggatcACTGCTTCCTTGAccccattttccctcctcttccccagctCTCGGACACTCCCAAGGGAGAACGTTCTTCCAAGCTCCTGTCTGCACTCAACAGCCACAAGGACCGGTGAGTTGAAGGGAGGCTCAGGGAGACCATGTGGATGTGGCAGCTTGGGAGGGAGGTGCTGCCATCCACCTGGACACCACCTCTGGGGAGGACGGAGGAGGTCAGCAGAGGGGCCCTTTTCTATAACACTGACCGTATCATTTCTCTCCTCACCCCAGTTTCATTTCAGGAAGGGAGATTAAGAAGAGGAAATGCTTGTTTGGTCTTCATGCTCGGATCCCTCCTCCTGTGGAGCcacctactggagatggagcccccACCAGGTCACTGGTCTAGGGGGGATGGGGAAATTCTCAGGGAATTAATCTGGGGGTAAATATATATGGAGGTGGGGTCTTTGGGGTGTccgggagggggctggggggatAAGGAGGCCTCTTACAGCTTCCCTtcagggcagggccctgggggaggggttcCACGTCCCCTGGGGAAGCGCCGGAGGCCGGAGCCAGAGCCCCTGAGGCGGCAGAAGGGGAAGATGGAGGAGCTGGGGCCATCCTCAGCAGTGCGCAGTCAGCCAGAGCCCCAGGAGCAGAGGCAGCGGGCCCCTCTGCAGAGGGCACTGCAGGTACAGAGGCAGAGGGAACCCCATGGGGCAAATGCTGGTCTGGGGGATCAAGGGTTGTCTCTCAGTCCTTTGCTCCTACTTCTAGGCCTCAGTGTCTCCACCACCCCCCAGCCCTAACCAGAGTTACCAGGGCAGCAGCGGCTACAACTTCCGGCCCACAGATGcccgctgcctgcccaggtcagTGCTTCTCCCCGCTCCAACCAGATATGCTGCCCTAGAACCTCTCCTCTAATTGTCCACATCCTCTGGACTTTCTCACCCAGAATTCTCATTTGGCTACCCACTttttgtcccagagacttctagAACCAACGTCTGGTCCCCAGTATCCtggggatgggggtccctcaggggTAGTGTTTAAGCTCTGCCCTTTTCAGGGGGAGAGCGTCCTGTTCTGCTTCAGGTCCTGACTtttctccctccccaaccctaGTAGTCCCATCCGGATGTTCGCTTCCTTCCACCCCTCTGCCAGCACTGCAGGGACCTCTGGGGATGGTGAACCCCCAGACAGGTGAGATTCTGCCCCTTTACCTGTGACACCCCTCTTTGCCTCTGTGTTCTTAAGGTCTTCAGTCTCCAACCATTTCTTCATTCCCCTTATCTACTTGTGGTCTCTGTTTCTGGCCAGTCCTTACCTGTCTAGCTGGACTCACAACTGCCTTCTCTCCCTAGGTCACCCCTGGAACTTCACATTGGTTTCCCCGCAGACATCCCTAAAAGTGCCCCTCACTCGATGATTGCCTCATCACCCTCAGTCCCAGCGCCCTCCCCAGGTCTTCCTAGACGCTCAGCACTCTCTTCTCCCCTGTGCCGTAGTTTGTCTCCTGGGACTGGGGGAGGAGTCCGAGGTGGGGTTGGCTATCTGTCCCGAGGGGACCCTGTCCGAGTCCTGGCTCGGAGAGTACGGCCTGATGGTTCTGTGCAGTACCTGGTGGAGTGGGGAGGCGGCGGCATCTTCTGAAcagcctgcctctgcccacctccccattcacacacacacaccggcacTTTCAtaccctgacctctgacctcaccTACAGCTGGGATGTACCTGGGGAGGTACGGGGTAGTTTTCCTACTGCCCAGGTGGAatccaggggagggggaggaggctctCTACTCCCTTCGTGATTCCtgagcttcccccaccccccgcccctgcttcCCATTTCCTTTGATGTTATTTTGttacagcttttaaaatatttttaaaaattatttaacccctggggatggagactgaggaggggaaggATGATAAAGGATTCTGGGCTCTGTATGAttgaaataaagataaacaaatcTGGCAGCTGAGTCATTCTGAAAGATGAGAACACAGGCACTAGAAGCACTTTAATCTTCCCAACCAACTTCACAGACGTGACGAGAAAAGGCAAAGGCAGAAGGAACCAAAGGTAggatttactaggggcccagtcaTCCTCTGCAAGTCAGAGGGCGCTGAAGTACGTGAGGGGAACACGCGGGAACAGGGCTCATCAAGGTGGGACCGTGCTGGAGTCGGAAGCCGACTCTGTAACCTGGCGCACCCAATGCAGGTATGGGGGGTTCCCCTGCTCCACAGGCAGTGAGATCACCTCAGCCACTTCGTATGGGTGCACAGAGCTGTGAAATAGAGGGGGTGGGGTCATTCAAAGATTACCCAGAGGAGCCCAACCCCACATTACCCACCCTtacctctgcccgccccccagtTCAAAATTCTCACCGAACAAAATCTGTCAAAGCTGGAACCAAGGAACTTGGGGTTTTAATCATCTAAGGGGTGAAGACAAATGTGGTTGAATCCACCCATGGGGCTGATCTCATGAAGGAGAGGGGTCAAAGGTCAGAGAATTGAGGTTTGGTGGGGTGGGGAAATGATTCTCACCATCAGCACCTCACTGTCCTCCTCAATCTTTCCTTTCCACTCATAGCTGAAAAGGTGAGAGCAAAggttttcccccaaagaaaaagACCGCCAGTCAGCCCCTAGCGTTAGGTCAACCCCCAACTCCTCTGACTCACATGGATGTAATCTGAGGGATGAGGTTGACACAGGCTGCCAGGCGCTTCTCCACCACAGCCCTGCAGGTGAAGGGACACCCCATTCAGAGCGCACCACCACCCGGACTGTTGCACCGCCAGCCCAGGGTTTCCAAGCCCGGAGGCAGGAAGCGGCGGGAGGGCGCCCTTCTTCAACACCCCCAACTCCCTCATGGTCTTCCTCTTCCCACACTGGGGTCCCCACCTGGCGATCTCCTTGGCGACCTTCTCATTGGGGCAGGTAACAAAGGCTGCAGAGACCGAGCCAGGAACATAACCGGAATGCGAGGCCGGCGAGGGCTGGGCCGGGGGGCTCCCTGAAGCCATGGACATCAGGGCTCGGGGTAGCGAGAGAAGGCGGGAGGCCGCAGGCGGCAGCGCCGGCATCCAAAGAAGCGACAGGAGCAGAGCGGCCTGGGACAGGCGGTGAATTCGGTGTCTCCCCACAAATACCACAGGCAACTGCACCCCAGAAACCCTTCGTTTGGACGGACACTCGGATTCTGCCCTCCCTCTTCTGCACCCCGAAGGAAAGGTCCCTGAAGCTGAGAGATAAACGTGAAGAATTAAGGCAAAGGCTCGGTTTATACTCCCTCCTCAGGGGCCAACCTCTGCGGTTCGGGTGCGGGTGGTGGTCCAGGCTTCCAGAAccggaaggggcggggccggtCACTCACCCCTCCGCCGAGCAGGATCGCGGGAGCCCGCACCCCTCTCATGCAGCCTAAGCTGGCGGAGGAGGGTTGAATATCAAAGGCCACAAGTAACGCCGAGAAAGGGCCCCAAACCCAGGAAGAGTGGCCTCTACTTACCTGGGTGGTAGCCACGTGATAAGAAAACCACGTACACCACGTGACAGTGAGAGCTGCGCCTCCAGAGCCAGCCAATCCGGCCCTCGCATGGCCCAGTTTGCCCCGCCTCCTGGTGAGGGAGGAGCGAAGGGGAGCTGACCAATCCACAAAGGCTCTGCAGCCGTGTACGGAAATGGCCCGCCCATTTCCGGAACCGACCAATGGCAAGCTGAGGAGAGCCACGGCGGCGGTCCACTGTCATGTGAGGGGGGCGGTCCCCGCGGACGGCGGTCTGTCAATGAGGGACGCGAGGAAGCCAATCGCGGGCCAGCCTTGCAGGCCACGTGAGGGAAGAGCTGGAGCTAGGAAAGCGGGGCTGGAGACCCCGCAGACTCGATGCGTCAAGTTGTAGAGTGGGGAGTCATTCTTAGTCCCCAGGGTGCACCTCACAACGGCCCCTACGCGGTTCCCGAGGCCTGAAGGTGGGAGGGTCTGAGAAGGTTTACCCTCGGAGGGTGAAGAGCGCCCCCTGCCCTTTTGCTCAGGACTAACACTGGCCTGGGCTTGGGCACGAACAATGATAATCTGAGGAGAAGCCAGCTGTCCCTGGGTagggggggtgaggaggcaggCCCGGGCATGGCTAGACCATGGCCAGGTGAGGAAAGACGTCTTTTGGAAGGAGCCCCTATCAATGGGATGATGATAACCGGGCTGCAGGCGCCTCGGCCTTAACTTGAAACCCCAAAGCTGGAGACAGACTGGTAAATCCGGGAAAAGTAGAGCTGAGGTTGGGGATATGGAGAGGACACCAAGAAGTAGTGATGGTCCCTTTGTCCCTATCCCCTTCCTATTTCATTGTCCAGGACTGGTCTACCTGTCAGCTTGGGTCTCCTTCCCTTAACCCATCCTCCTAGGAGCCAGGACCTGCCCTACATAACCTCCCTGGGGCGCAAGCACATCCGCCTGTGACCCAAAAATGGAGAGAGGGGCCAATGAGAGGAGAGTGGTGGGAGGATGAAGCAGAGAAAAAGGCTCTTGCCACACCCTCTACCCAGTGTTCCTCCTCCCTCCAAGGTCTCTAGGGTCTCTGGCCAGCGGGGTGGGCATGACTGGCATTTCCCAGGCTGACACCGGAGTTCCTTCATGCCCACCTCTCTGGGGTTGGGTCTCCTCAAGAGCTGCCTCTGGTTTGGAGTTTGTTTCTGAGATACATCTCTGGGGGGTCTTTTCCGTGTTTGCATTGgggtttccttttgtttttctgttttagagATTTGTTTTCCTGGATCTGTAATCACTCTCCAAGgtttttcaaattctttatgAATTTGGGGTCGCCGAGTTCTCCATCTCTGCACTAGCTAagtgtcttccttccttctttcctccctccctccctatctctgatctcttccttcccctttcccccccactcccaccccaagcCCGAGGTCTGCAGTTCTCTGTATCTGGGGTCTCTGATTGACATCTCTCTCTGCATCTGGGTCTAAGCCTCAGATCTTGGTCCCTGAAATAACCATTTGCGTCTACTGTccaagatttctgtggctatgGAGAACTTTTTGAGACTGGTTGCTCAGTTTTTGACCTTTCACCCCTTTCTCTAGGGGGTCTGTTTTGGGGGGCATTGTTTTGCTTTTACAGAGGTTGAGGTCTGTTTTCCTCTAGATTGGATTTGTGCTTCAGATTAACCTCCCCACACCGCACCTCCCTGGTGACAAGGTATCTTTCTCTGGGTCTGGGGTCTCTTGCTCTCAGGGTCTGGGATCTGCAGCTTTAAAACTgttctctctccagctctctctctctctctctctctctctctctctctctctctctctctctcgtttctgAGTCAggggtctctgtctctctgattCCCACTGgtaggggtgggggctgcagagactctctctctcctcctcctcctgctctctcctctctcgctcactcccccgcccccctctctctctctcccggctGCCGCTGCTGCCGTTGGCtcccattctcctcctcctcctcctctctcctcctctctgctcctctccgctcttctctcctcctctctcctcctcctcttccacctcctcctccttctccccctctctctccccctctttctctcttctctttctcccccgtcccccgccccctccctcccaggcctgatGAGCAGGTCTCGCGCCTCCATCCATCGGGGGAGCATCCCCGCGATGTCCTATGCCCCCTTCAGAGGTACGGTgatgaggggaaggggagggccagggagggagggggagggccagtTAGGAGGGgtaaaggggggaggggcaggggcagggcggaggagggggcagagccgAGGCCAAGGAGGGGAGCTGTTGAAATGGAGGGAGACAGGAGGACTAGGAAGACAGGATAGGAGCAGTGAGGAAGGAGGGATTGAAGGCCAGAGAACAGGGGAAATAGGGACCGGAGGGGCCAGGAAACAGGCCTTAGAGAGGGCTGAGGTGaaaatgaaggggaaagaagagaTCGCAAGAAAGGGTGGGAAGATAGGATAGGGTTGGAGGAAGCGCtgcagaaataattttaaagctaaGAGATGAGGAAAATATCAAGGAAATAGAAGGGCAGAgtcaggagaggggctgggagggagaaatgaaaacatagggTTGCAAAGAGGAGCCAAGAAGATGGGGGTCAGAatatggtggggggtgggggggtcagagAATGGTATGGGATAGAAAAAGAGAGGAggatggaggaagagaagaaggggccagatggagagagagggaggcagtgtgtgtggggggaggaatAGAGGGTCCAgatggagggaagagaggagagggaatgggttgggggaggagagaccagggcagggggagggccaaatatgtgtgtgtttgttgaggggggagggggaatacaAGTAAGATTGAGTgatgggagagg from the Eptesicus fuscus isolate TK198812 chromosome 10, DD_ASM_mEF_20220401, whole genome shotgun sequence genome contains:
- the PHF1 gene encoding PHD finger protein 1 isoform X1, yielding MAQPPRLSRSGAPPLWDPASPAPTSGPRPRLWEGQDVLARWTDGLLYLGTIKKVDSAREVCLVQFEDDSQFLVLWKDISPAALPGEELLCCVCRSEAVVPGNRLVSCEKCRHAYHQDCHVPRAPAPGEGEGTSWVCRQCIFAIATKRGGALKKGPYARAMLGMKLSLPYGLKGLDWDAGHLSNRQQSYCYCGGPGEWNLKMLQCRSCLQWFHEACTQCLSKPLLYGDRFYEFECCVCRGGPEKVRRLQLRWVDVAHLVLYHLSVCCKKKYFDFDREILPFTSENWDSLLLGELSDTPKGERSSKLLSALNSHKDRFISGREIKKRKCLFGLHARIPPPVEPPTGDGAPTSFPSGQGPGGGVPRPLGKRRRPEPEPLRRQKGKMEELGPSSAVRSQPEPQEQRQRAPLQRALQASVSPPPPSPNQSYQGSSGYNFRPTDARCLPSSPIRMFASFHPSASTAGTSGDGEPPDRSPLELHIGFPADIPKSAPHSMIASSPSVPAPSPGLPRRSALSSPLCRSLSPGTGGGVRGGVGYLSRGDPVRVLARRVRPDGSVQYLVEWGGGGIF
- the PHF1 gene encoding PHD finger protein 1 isoform X2; translation: MAQPPRLSRSGAPPLWDPASPAPTSGPRPRLWEGQDVLARWTDGLLYLGTIKKVDSAREVCLVQFEDDSQFLVLWKDISPAALPGEELLCCVCRSEAVVPGNRLVSCEKCRHAYHQDCHVPRAPAPGEGEGTSWVCRQCIFAIATKRGGALKKGPYARAMLGMKLSLPYGLKGLDWDAGHLSNRQQSYCYCGGPGEWNLKMLQCRSCLQWFHEACTQCLSKPLLYGDRFYEFECCVCRGGPEKVRRLQLRWVDVAHLVLYHLSVCCKKKYFDFDREILPFTSENWDSLLLGELSDTPKGERSSKLLSALNSHKDRFISGREIKKRKCLFGLHARIPPPVEPPTGDGAPTRPQCLHHPPALTRVTRAAAATTSGPQMPAACPVVPSGCSLPSTPLPALQGPLGMVNPQTGHPWNFTLVSPQTSLKVPLTR
- the CUTA gene encoding protein CutA isoform X1; the protein is MRGVRAPAILLGGGLPVVFVGRHRIHRLSQAALLLSLLWMPALPPAASRLLSLPRALMSMASGSPPAQPSPASHSGYVPGSVSAAFVTCPNEKVAKEIARAVVEKRLAACVNLIPQITSIYEWKGKIEEDSEVLMMIKTPSSLVPALTDFVRSVHPYEVAEVISLPVEQGNPPYLHWVRQVTESASDSSTVPP
- the CUTA gene encoding protein CutA isoform X3 produces the protein MPALPPAASRLLSLPRALMSMASGSPPAQPSPASHSGYVPGSVSAAFVTCPNEKVAKEIARAVVEKRLAACVNLIPQITSIYEWKGKIEEDSEVLMMIKTPSSLVPALTDFVRSVHPYEVAEVISLPVEQGNPPYLHWVRQVTESASDSSTVPP
- the CUTA gene encoding protein CutA isoform X2; the encoded protein is MRGVRAPAILLGGGAALLLSLLWMPALPPAASRLLSLPRALMSMASGSPPAQPSPASHSGYVPGSVSAAFVTCPNEKVAKEIARAVVEKRLAACVNLIPQITSIYEWKGKIEEDSEVLMMIKTPSSLVPALTDFVRSVHPYEVAEVISLPVEQGNPPYLHWVRQVTESASDSSTVPP